In one Nocardioides luteus genomic region, the following are encoded:
- a CDS encoding dihydrodipicolinate synthase family protein: protein MNLDLRGLTPAPVTPFTRDLEVDYDALASLTRWYASIPGITGLVYLGHAGEGTYLTPEEQVRVIEVAVENAGDVPVIAGITGEGDKVAGLEAKRAMEAGARAGLLYPSHGWLRFGFQKGAPQERYRIVHEESGLPLILFQYPDATKASYDLATQLEIGAQPGVFATKNGVRNMRRWDTEIPVLRQELPDLQILSCHDEYLLHTIFDVDGLLVGYGGIAPELLVEFIAAGKAKDYPEARRIHDTLLPVTKNVYHRGSHMEGTVALKLALVERGKLEHAAVRPPLLPLAPEAQGEISLALKHAGII, encoded by the coding sequence ATGAACCTCGACCTTCGCGGCCTCACCCCCGCGCCCGTCACACCCTTCACTCGCGACCTCGAGGTCGACTACGACGCCCTCGCCTCGCTCACCCGTTGGTACGCCTCGATCCCCGGCATCACCGGGCTGGTCTACCTGGGCCACGCCGGCGAGGGCACCTACCTCACCCCCGAGGAGCAGGTGCGGGTCATCGAGGTCGCCGTGGAGAACGCCGGTGACGTACCGGTGATCGCCGGCATCACCGGCGAGGGCGACAAGGTCGCCGGACTCGAGGCCAAGCGCGCGATGGAGGCCGGCGCGCGTGCCGGCCTCCTCTACCCCTCGCACGGCTGGCTGCGCTTCGGGTTCCAGAAGGGCGCCCCTCAGGAGCGCTACCGCATCGTGCACGAGGAGTCCGGCCTCCCGCTCATCCTGTTCCAGTACCCCGACGCCACCAAGGCCAGCTACGACCTCGCCACCCAGCTCGAGATCGGGGCCCAGCCCGGCGTCTTCGCCACCAAGAACGGGGTGCGCAACATGCGCCGCTGGGACACCGAGATCCCTGTCCTCCGCCAAGAGCTCCCGGACCTGCAGATCCTGAGCTGCCACGACGAATACCTGCTGCACACGATCTTCGATGTCGACGGCCTGCTGGTCGGCTACGGAGGCATCGCTCCCGAGCTGCTCGTCGAGTTCATCGCAGCGGGCAAGGCCAAGGACTATCCCGAGGCGCGCCGCATCCACGACACCCTGCTCCCCGTCACCAAGAACGTCTATCACCGCGGCTCCCACATGGAGGGGACCGTCGCGCTCAAGCTGGCCCTCGTCGAGCGCGGCAAGCTCGAGCACGCCGCCGTGCGGCCGCCGCTGCTGCCGCTGGCACCCGAGGCCCAGGGCGAGATCTCGCTCGCGCTCAAGCACGCGGGCATCATCTGA
- a CDS encoding 5-formyltetrahydrofolate cyclo-ligase, which translates to MGRKTALRDQLLTTRGRIGLPRLGSLARALSQVVTDIPDVRSAATVALYVSIGTEPGTGPLIDELDAAGKRILLPCLLPDNDLDWAVYDGELVRAARGLLEPGGERLGVSAIAGADVVLVPGLAVDSRGHRMGRGGGSYDRILARVPAGTFTCALLYPWEIGVPVPVEDHDRAVGAAASAEGMQRFS; encoded by the coding sequence GTGGGGCGCAAGACTGCCTTACGCGACCAGTTGTTGACCACCCGGGGGCGCATCGGGCTCCCCCGGCTGGGCTCGCTCGCGCGCGCCCTGTCGCAGGTGGTCACTGATATTCCAGACGTACGCAGCGCCGCCACGGTTGCCCTCTACGTCTCGATCGGCACCGAACCGGGCACCGGACCTCTTATCGACGAGCTGGACGCAGCCGGGAAACGCATCCTCCTTCCGTGCCTGCTGCCGGACAACGACCTGGACTGGGCCGTCTACGACGGAGAGCTGGTCCGGGCGGCTCGGGGGCTGCTGGAGCCCGGCGGGGAGCGGCTGGGCGTCTCCGCGATCGCCGGGGCAGACGTGGTGCTCGTCCCGGGCCTGGCCGTCGACTCGAGGGGACATCGGATGGGACGGGGCGGTGGCTCCTACGACCGGATCCTGGCTCGGGTGCCGGCCGGAACCTTTACCTGCGCACTTCTCTATCCGTGGGAGATCGGCGTCCCGGTGCCGGTGGAGGACCACGACCGGGCCGTGGGTGCGGCCGCGAGCGCGGAGGGAATGCAGCGCTTCTCCTAG
- a CDS encoding MscL family protein, with protein MDGFKKFLLQGDLIKLAVAFIMGGAFATVVTATVDIIMDLLGKLGGTPDFSNYEPQGISLGAWLTAVIAFLIMASVVYFLIVKPYTHAKERFFPDPDPGETEIDILKQIRDSLSAR; from the coding sequence ATGGACGGTTTCAAGAAGTTCCTGCTCCAGGGCGACCTGATCAAACTCGCGGTCGCCTTCATCATGGGTGGCGCGTTCGCCACGGTCGTGACCGCGACGGTTGACATCATCATGGACCTGCTCGGCAAGCTCGGCGGCACGCCGGACTTCTCGAACTACGAGCCGCAGGGCATCAGCCTCGGCGCATGGCTGACCGCGGTGATCGCCTTCCTCATCATGGCCTCGGTCGTCTACTTCCTCATCGTGAAGCCCTACACCCACGCCAAGGAGCGCTTCTTCCCGGACCCGGACCCGGGCGAGACGGAGATCGACATCCTCAAGCAGATCCGCGACAGCCTCAGCGCCCGCTGA
- a CDS encoding DUF1349 domain-containing protein: MNSLDWSAGRWTHEPAAARVTPEGVLVATAVEGSDAWRHTAYGFVHDTEHALVAPLAPGSAMEVEFGTPFSQQFDQAGIFVRASDEHWVKAGIEFADGVPQIGAVVTDGRSDWSASSAPEWGDTRVTFRVSWADDALTIRARREDASWQLVRVLPFETRREVSAGPFLCAPTRAGLEVPFFDWRVGAPDGSLH; this comes from the coding sequence ATGAATTCACTCGACTGGTCGGCAGGCCGGTGGACGCACGAGCCGGCCGCCGCCCGGGTGACGCCCGAGGGCGTCCTGGTCGCGACCGCGGTGGAGGGCAGCGACGCCTGGCGGCACACCGCGTACGGCTTCGTGCACGACACCGAGCACGCGCTCGTCGCTCCGCTCGCTCCGGGGTCGGCGATGGAGGTCGAGTTCGGCACGCCGTTCTCGCAGCAGTTCGACCAGGCCGGGATCTTCGTCCGTGCCTCGGATGAGCACTGGGTCAAGGCCGGTATCGAGTTCGCCGACGGTGTTCCTCAGATCGGCGCGGTCGTGACCGACGGCCGATCGGACTGGTCGGCCTCGTCAGCTCCCGAGTGGGGCGACACCCGGGTGACGTTCCGGGTGAGCTGGGCGGACGACGCGCTGACGATCCGTGCGCGCAGGGAGGATGCGAGCTGGCAGCTGGTGCGCGTACTTCCGTTCGAGACGCGCCGTGAGGTGAGCGCGGGGCCGTTTCTCTGCGCTCCGACACGTGCAGGGCTCGAGGTCCCGTTCTTCGACTGGAGGGTCGGGGCGCCGGACGGCTCTCTGCACTGA
- a CDS encoding FmdB family zinc ribbon protein, translating to MPTYQYACTECGHAFDQFQSFSDASLTECPECGGKLRKVFSAAGVVFKGSGFYRTDSRSGSSSSTSSTSSTSSSSTSSPAPAASGSSD from the coding sequence GTGCCCACCTATCAGTACGCCTGCACCGAGTGCGGCCACGCCTTCGACCAGTTCCAGAGCTTCAGCGACGCCTCGCTGACCGAGTGCCCCGAGTGCGGCGGCAAGCTGCGCAAGGTCTTCAGCGCCGCCGGCGTCGTCTTCAAGGGCTCCGGCTTCTACCGCACCGACTCGCGCTCCGGTTCGTCCTCGTCGACGTCGTCCACGTCCTCGACGTCGTCCTCGAGCACCTCGTCCCCGGCTCCCGCAGCCTCCGGCTCCTCGGACTGA
- a CDS encoding SAF domain-containing protein: MLTRITSFTRRVRRGVLAHRRLLAFLLTASAVAIGFSATRPDPPDTSTMAVASRDLPVGTVLTAADLTDIEADPGSVPADLAEAPLGERLAAPLRRGEPVTDVRLVGPELTEGHPDLVAVPVRLPDAEMAGLLHVGDTVDLYATDPATAETARVTTDTLILSLPQGIEPNRNDSSGQGKTEGFGVTNTSAGRLVIVGVAASSVEDVTSAGVGGYLTFAY, from the coding sequence ATGCTCACTCGAATCACGTCCTTCACCCGTCGCGTACGCCGCGGGGTCCTCGCCCACCGACGCCTGCTGGCGTTCCTGCTGACCGCCTCGGCGGTCGCGATCGGGTTCTCGGCCACCCGGCCGGACCCACCCGACACCTCCACGATGGCGGTCGCGTCCCGAGATCTGCCGGTCGGCACGGTCCTCACCGCTGCCGACCTGACCGACATCGAGGCCGACCCCGGCAGCGTGCCCGCCGACCTCGCCGAGGCGCCGCTCGGTGAGCGCCTCGCGGCTCCCCTGCGGCGGGGCGAGCCCGTCACCGACGTACGTCTCGTGGGGCCGGAGCTGACCGAGGGACACCCCGATCTGGTGGCGGTCCCGGTCCGGCTCCCCGATGCCGAGATGGCCGGCCTGCTCCATGTGGGCGACACCGTGGACCTCTACGCCACCGACCCCGCCACCGCCGAGACCGCCCGGGTCACCACCGACACGCTGATCCTCAGCCTCCCTCAAGGCATCGAGCCGAACCGGAATGATTCTTCGGGACAAGGAAAGACCGAAGGGTTTGGCGTCACGAACACTTCGGCGGGGCGTCTGGTCATCGTCGGAGTCGCCGCGAGCAGCGTCGAGGACGTCACATCAGCAGGGGTGGGTGGCTACCTCACCTTCGCGTACTGA
- a CDS encoding LCP family glycopolymer transferase, producing MRREPTRAERYQAMGRGSAGASPTPAPPSPQEWGDPDLTAVAPALRETPRETPRPARHVPPPPAPTPSLEETAVAPAPEWYRQDPQPVPSAPKVPDQQLAPPAAREFDWNAPAPAERPRGRTSSRDELHEARHEAYPAPERRGASYASGYDDEPYDDYPPQGGYEEPYAPYPGDEDEDRDKPRISVWQVLSSTLLVLALIVGLFVVYTYRDLKSNITTVSLGEKAADVGPKEPINILVMGSDSRDCEGCGVDGESGGGSDTNILLHLSANRKFAYGVSIPRDTMVNRPSCKTEDGSTAPAEYVRWNAAYATAGPTCTITQLESVASEMCGKKCDITVNHLVVVDFASFKGMVDAIDGVDVCLPEEVDDKYTGAHFDAGKQRLTGKQALNYVRLRHGLGDGGDLDRSKRQQAFIGSMAAKLLSGDTLSSPTKVLSFLNAATKGLTMDEGLKDNLETMAKIGAGFKSIGMENIKFLTIPTVPDPENPEATVVLDEEKAKNVFKAIANDKPLTKKIAAGALDAGEASGKKSKDTGDAPSDSGSTDGETADTKPSEDAATGESSDTASDGASSGASEEELAQIAEEAKAARERAGLC from the coding sequence GTGCGGCGGGAGCCGACCCGGGCCGAGCGCTACCAGGCGATGGGCCGGGGGAGCGCGGGTGCGTCACCGACGCCTGCTCCGCCGTCACCTCAGGAGTGGGGCGACCCGGACTTGACCGCGGTCGCGCCGGCGCTGCGCGAGACACCACGCGAGACACCGCGCCCCGCCCGTCACGTACCCCCGCCGCCCGCGCCGACGCCCTCCCTCGAGGAGACCGCGGTCGCGCCCGCGCCCGAGTGGTATCGCCAGGATCCTCAGCCGGTTCCGTCCGCGCCCAAGGTCCCCGACCAGCAGCTCGCCCCGCCGGCTGCCCGCGAGTTCGACTGGAACGCCCCTGCCCCCGCCGAGCGGCCCCGCGGACGTACGTCCTCGCGTGACGAGCTGCACGAGGCCCGGCATGAGGCCTATCCCGCTCCGGAGCGCCGGGGCGCGTCGTACGCGTCGGGCTACGACGACGAGCCGTATGACGACTACCCGCCCCAGGGCGGCTACGAAGAGCCGTACGCCCCCTACCCGGGTGACGAGGACGAGGACCGCGACAAGCCGCGGATCAGTGTGTGGCAGGTGCTCAGCTCGACCTTGCTCGTGCTGGCGCTGATCGTCGGGCTGTTCGTCGTCTACACCTACCGCGACCTCAAGTCGAACATCACCACCGTCAGCCTCGGAGAGAAAGCGGCGGATGTCGGTCCGAAGGAGCCGATCAACATCTTGGTGATGGGCTCGGACAGCCGCGATTGCGAAGGGTGCGGCGTCGATGGTGAGAGCGGTGGCGGTTCGGACACCAACATCCTGCTGCACCTGTCCGCCAACCGGAAGTTCGCCTACGGCGTCTCGATCCCTCGCGACACGATGGTGAACCGCCCTTCCTGCAAGACCGAGGACGGGAGCACGGCGCCGGCGGAGTACGTGCGGTGGAACGCCGCGTACGCGACGGCCGGTCCGACCTGCACGATCACCCAGCTGGAGTCCGTCGCCAGCGAGATGTGCGGCAAGAAGTGCGACATCACGGTCAACCATCTCGTGGTCGTCGACTTCGCGAGCTTCAAGGGAATGGTCGACGCCATCGACGGCGTCGACGTCTGTCTTCCCGAGGAGGTCGATGACAAGTACACCGGCGCTCACTTCGACGCGGGCAAGCAGAGGCTGACGGGTAAACAGGCCCTCAACTACGTACGCCTGCGACACGGCCTCGGTGACGGCGGTGACCTCGACCGGTCCAAGCGCCAGCAGGCGTTCATCGGGTCGATGGCGGCCAAGCTGCTCTCCGGCGACACCCTGTCCAGTCCTACGAAGGTGCTCAGCTTCCTCAACGCCGCGACCAAGGGCTTGACCATGGACGAAGGCCTCAAGGACAACCTCGAGACGATGGCGAAGATCGGCGCCGGGTTCAAGAGCATCGGGATGGAGAACATCAAGTTCCTCACCATCCCGACGGTTCCCGATCCCGAGAACCCCGAGGCGACCGTCGTCCTCGACGAGGAGAAGGCGAAGAACGTCTTCAAGGCCATCGCCAACGACAAGCCGCTGACCAAGAAGATCGCCGCCGGGGCGCTGGACGCCGGAGAGGCTTCCGGCAAGAAGAGCAAGGACACGGGCGACGCGCCGTCTGACAGTGGCTCGACCGACGGCGAGACCGCGGACACGAAGCCCTCTGAAGATGCGGCGACCGGTGAGTCGTCGGACACCGCGTCCGACGGTGCCAGCAGCGGCGCTTCCGAGGAAGAGCTCGCCCAGATCGCCGAAGAGGCGAAGGCGGCGCGTGAGCGGGCGGGTCTCTGCTGA